The window CAACTTAACGAAGCGCGACCAAATCATTTCGTTGCCTGTCATTTATATGATGAAAGTCTATAAATGGGTAAATAGATTTTTATTCTGTAGAGGGGGGAAGACGTTTAATAACTGGCAGCGGTACGATTTCAGAAAAAGTTAAGGGGGAAAAGTAGTATGTTGAAAAAAAGAATTTTACTAGCAGTTGTTTTCATATTAATGCTTATAGTTTCTGCATGTTCGGACGGAGAAGTTAAAGACAAGAGTGACCAAAAGGACGGTAACCAAACAGAAAAAGACGCAGCTTCAGGCGGTAAATTAATGCTAGGTACGACAGCTGCTCCGACATTATTCAATCCATATTACTCAACTGATACTTCAAGTTCGACGCTTGAAGGATTTATGTTTAGCGGATTAGTTACAGTCGACGAAGATTTCAATCCCGAAGGAGATCTAGCCGAAAGCTGGGATTTCTCAGATGATGGGCTAACATGGACTTTCCATTTGAGGGAAAGTGTTAAATGGCATGATGGGGAAGATTTTAATGCGGATGATGTTGTATTTTCTTATGGCATTCCATTGAATGAAGGTTACGTCGGACCACGGGGGCTGCCGTTTGAAATTATTGATGAAATAAATAAAGTTGATGATTATACAGTAGAGTTTGTCCTTTCTGAACCATACGCACCATTCATTACGATTACGGCACAATTTGAAGTATTGCCGGAGCATATTCTCGGAGATGTTCCTATTGCGGATCTTGGCAAGGACAAATTCAATACAAAAGAACCGATTGGAACGGGTCCATTCAAATTTAAAGAATGGAAAGAGGGAGAGTATATTGAACTTGTAGCGAATGATGACTATTTCCTTGGAAAACCAAAATTGGATGGTATTATTTACAAAATTGTCCCTGATATGAATACGCTGATGGCTCAGTTGGAAGTTGGCGATATTAATATGATGGGCATTTCTCCACAATATATCGAAACCGCCAAAAGGTTGGAGGAAAAAGGGAAGATAGTAGTATCTTCTGGACCTGCCAATGCTTTTGAATTTATCGGTTATAACTTAAGAAATGAATTGTTCCAAGACAAAATGGTGCGCCAAGCATTAACGCATGCCATTGATAAGGCATCCATCGTAGAGGCTTTATTGGATGGAGCAGGCACTGTTGCAGATGGTCCCGGAAGCCCTGCAAACTGGGCATTTAATCCAGATGTTCCGAAGTTCGAGTACGATCCAGAGGTTGCGAAGGAAATGTTGAAAGAAGCTGGGTGGGAACCGAATTCTACGGGCGTTTTGGAGAAGGACGGTAAGAACTTTGAATTTGTATTGAAAACGACATCGGCAAATGAAGTTCGTCAGCAAATTGCAGAAGTTGTTCAGCAGCAACTGAACGAAATTGGTATTAAAGTTTCGATTGAAGTACTTGAATGGAGTGCCTATGTAGAACAAACAAGTCCGCCGCTTTGGAACTTTGACGCTATCGTAGCAGGTTGGTCTATCGGCAGCGACCCGGACCCAACGTGGTTCTGGCATACATCCGAAATTGAAAACGGCTTGAATTACAGTGGTTATTCCAATAAGAAAGTTGATGAACTACTGTCTGAAAATACAAAAGTATCCGACCTAGATGAAAGAAAAAGAATCATCGCCGAAGCGGATGCAATTGTTGCCGAGGATCAGCCGAATACATTCTTATACTATGTGGAGGGCAGTTTAGCAAATGCACCGAGTCTTCACGGACCTTCATATAATGCGTCCAACACTTACTACAACATACATGAATGGTACATCGAATAATTATTTAAAATAAAATCCCTATCATAAAAAGCGAACATCTCAAGTATACAACTGGAGGTGTTCGCATTATTACTAAATCAATTGTATGGATGAACTCATATTTTTAAAGTGGAAATGGTTTCTATATATGTTGAACAAATGAATACTTATATAAACTGAGCGAAGGTGGCTTAGGGCGGGAGGCATCCCATAGCGCCGTAGCAAATTCAATGGGATTCTTTATTTCAACATATATAGTATTTTATCCATTGGATATTCAGAAAGCCCCAGTCAACGAAAAATTATAAGAAGGAGCGGACTGAAAATGACTACATATATAGTAAGAAGAACGTTAATGGCTATCCCATTACTTTTTATTATAACAATCATTTCATTTGCCATGATGCAGATGGCACCGGGAGATCCTACGGCGTTAATGATGGATCCCATGATCAAACAGGAAAATTTAGCCGCTTATAAAGAAGCCTATGGTTTAAATGATAACGTCATAGTTCAGTACGTTAGGTGGCTGGGAAATATGGCGCAAGGAAATTTTGGGGAATCATTGATTCGGCAGGGTGTACCTGTTAGCGAACTGATTGTGGCCCGGCTTCCAAATACCTTGATATTAATGGTCGTGTCATCTGTCATTGCTTTTCTTATTTCCATTCCACTTGGCGTCATCTCAGCGACTAAACGTAACTCTTTGACTGATTATTCGATTACATTTGTATCCTTTTTAGGAATTGCAACACCAAACTTTTGGATAGGTCTTGTCTTGATTATGTTTATGTCTGTTCATATGGGCTGGTTTCCGACGGGTGGTGTCTCGACTCTTGGAGAACCTTTCAGCCTGTGGGATCGCATTCATCATTTAATACTTCCGGCGTTTGTACTTGCGACCGCAGATATGGCAGGATTAACGAGATACTCCCGTTCGAGTATGTTGGAAGTATTGCGGCAGGATTATATTCGTACAGCTAAAGCGAATGGTTTCCGCAATATGACAGTTATTTTTAAGCATGGCCTTCGTAATGGACTAATCCCGATCATTACAATTCTTGGGTTAATGTTGCCGTCATTTATTGGAGGATCTGTCATAATAGAAAGTATTTTTGCATGGCCCGGAATTGGTTTGCTTTTTGTAGAAGCCGCATTTCAACGGGATTATCCAGTAATAATGGCGGTAGTTGTAATTGCAGCGTCCTTGGTCGTAATCGGAAACTTAATTGCAGATATACTTTACGCTATATTCGATCCGCGAATTGAGTATTAGGAGGGGAAAGAAGTGACACCACCAGGAATGAATCCAACGGCGAATGAGCCATTGCTTATAGATGGAACACAAGATTATATTCACGAATCGATTTGGAAAGTCATGTTGCGCAAGTTCATGAAAAACAAACTAGCTGTCATTGGTGCATTTTTGCTGTTTATTATTATCGGCTGTGCCATATTTGCTCCTTGGATAGCGCCGCAAGATCCTAGTAAACAAGTTTTGCTGGATAAACTTAGTCCGCCAGGAGAAAAGTACATTTTAGGTGCAGATACTTTAGGGCGTGACACATTGAGTCGATTGCTTTACGGGGCGAGAGTCTCCTTGCTTGTAGGCTTTGTTTCCGTGGCGGGTTCAATTTTTATCGGCACGGTAATCGGGGCGGTAGCAGGTTATTACGGCGGCAAGCTTGACGCGGTTCTTATGCGAATTGTAGATGCTGTCATCTCATTCCCCTCACTGTTCTTACTCATTACACTTGTTACTATATTTGAACCAAGCCTAATGACGCTTATCAGCGTATTTGCAATATTTGGCTGGACTGGAACCGCCCGTTTAGTGCGGGGGGAATTTTTATCCCTTCGTTCGGCTGAATTTGTATTGGCGGCAAGAACATTAGGAATCCGGAACGTCAAGATCATATTTTCTCATATTTTGCCTAATGCAATGGGGCCGATTATTGTTTCTGCAACACTTGGTATTGGAGGGGTCATTTTAGGGGAAGCCGCCCTAAGTTATCTTGGACTCGGTATTCAACCGCCGATTCCGAGTTGGGGGAATATGCTGCAAAGTGCCCAAAATCCTCAAATCATGCTTGGCGCATGGTGGTACCCTCTATTCCCAGGCTTTATGATTCTGATTACTGTACTGGCATTTAACTTTATAGGTGATGGATTACGCGATGCATTTGATCCTAAAATAAGTGAATGAAATAGTAAGCGAAAGAAGACCATTCTCAAAATGAATTTCATTTTGAGAATGGTCTTCTTCATGCACTTATTATGAGAACATATCTAATCCTTTATAAAGGAACGTATAAATGTCCGTATGTTCTTCAATGATTTTTACTGTCGGCTTACCCAGTCCATGACCGGCATCTTTTTCAATTCTGAGGAGGATGGGTGCTTCACCAATTTGAGCTTCTTGCAGGGTCGCTGCATACTTTTTCGAATGAAGCGGTACAACCCGATCATCCGTATCTCCAGTTGTGATTAATGTGGCGGGATATGTTTGATTGGGTGAAATATTATGAAGCGGTGAATAGGCATAAATTGTTTTAAAGTGTTCTGCGTTCTTTTCCGCATTACCGAATTCTGATGTCCAAAATCGTCCAACAGTGAAGTGCTGATATCTGAGCATGTCAGTTACAGGCACTTGGCAAATGACTACACTAAATAAGTCGGGTCGTTGGTTCATACAAGCTGAAACCAATAGGCCGCCATTACTTCCGCCCATAATGGCCAATTTGGAAGGGCTCGTATAATCGTTGCTGATCAACCATTCAGCCGCTGCGATGAAATCATTGAATACTTGTTGTTTCCTATCAAATGTTCCAGCTTGATGCCAATCTTCTCCATACTCTCCGCCGCCCCTGATGTTAGCTACGGCATAGATACCCCCATCTTCGATAAACATCGCATTGGATGCAGAGTAGGAGGGTGTTATGCTGATGTTGAATCCACCGTAACCGTATAACAGTACAGGATTATCTCCAGTTAACTTGAGATCTTTTTTATGGATGATAAACATAGGTATGTTCGTCCCGTCATTTGAAGGGTAAAAATATTGCTTTGTTTCAAAAGCCGAACTATCCAGCGCTCCCTGCGAAGAAAAGACAGTCTCGAGGCAATTTGTCGTGAAATTATAGCGTGCAACTGTCGTCGGGCTTAAGTAAGAAGTGTAACTAATGAACATTTCTTTTTGTTCTTTATTTGTGGTGATGTTTGTCACCGTAATCATATCAGGAAGATCCAGTTTACGGATGAGCACTCCGGATAGATTATATAACTTGATGAAGTCTTTGGCGTGCTTCAGATAGGTTATCGCTAATTGATCATCCATCAGTTTAGTGAATGACATGACACCCTCTTGTTCAGGAATAATTTCCTGCCAATCTTTTTCTTCAGGCTGGTTAATATCAATGGCAACTATTTTCCCGTTCGCTGAATCCTTATTGGTATAGATATAAAAAGTAGTGCCTTTATTTCCAATGAATGAATAATAGGCATCTCCTGCAGCGGCTAGGGGGATAAATTCACCTTCGCTCGCAATCGGTCGATAATAAAGCCGGTTTTTGTTTTCTGTTCCTTTCCATGATTCAAGCAAAAGATAGTTATAGTCGTCTGAAATGATAGCGGCGAATGCGAGCTCTTTGTCGTCCGTACTTTCATGAATTAGTTTGTCTTCGGTTTCGGGCGTGCCCACGTCATGGAAATAAAGTCGGTTATAATTACTTTCATCGACGGAATCTACAGCACCAAATTCGGGGTAGCGGCTGTAATAGAAGCCGGTTCCATTTTCAATCCAGGCAAGACTGCTGAATTTACAGCGTGAAATGATTTCCGGATATTCCATGCCATTGTCCATGTTACGGATTTTTATTTCTTGCCAGTCGCTGCCATTCTCTGAAAGTGCATATGCCATTAGATTTCCTTCTTTGTTAAAGGAAATGTGTGTTATAGCCGTTGTTCCATCTGGATTCAATGCGTTTGGATCGATCATGACTTCTGGCGAGGCATCTGAAAGTGTTTTTGCACGATAAAATACAGGCTGATTTTGCAGGCCGTCATTTTTTTGGAAGTAATAATAATTGCCTTCTTTTTGGGGAACGAAATACTTTTCATAATTCCAATGTTTTGTTAGCTTTTCTTTTAGCTCTTTTCTTTCAGGAATTGTTTTGAAATAAGATTGTGTGTTAGCGGTTTGTTGCTCATCCCATATTTTTGTTTCTGTACTCTTATCATCTTCCAACCATCTGAAAGGATCTTTAACAATAGTGCCATGATAGTTATCTGTAACAATTTGTTTTTCTTTTTCACTTTTCATTCCGTTAACGCTCCTTTGTTTGTATTTATAGGCGTGAAAATTCTTTACACCTATAAATACATGCAAGTTATGTGCCGATATATAGGAAATACGAAAATAAAAGACTGGCTTTTCAAATGGGAGGAAATGCATTCATTGTGAATGAATTCACAATAAGTGACACATGTCATATTGAAAATCATGACACATATGTCTTCTGTGAAATCAGAAAGTTCTTTATCATTAGATTCAAGGTAGTGAATCAGAAAAAGAACATCAGATTGAAGGAGGATAACACAACATGTCTAAAGAAAAAACAAAGCAGTTGCACAAAGACGTTGCCCCTTTTGCGAAGTCGGATAAAAAGAAAAGTATTATACAACTTGTCAATACAGTCCCGCCGTTTCTAATCCTTTGGTTTTTAGCTTACCAAAGTCTGTCAGTATCTATCTGGCTAACCCTTGGAATTTCTGTGATTGCAGCAGGATTTGTCATTCGGACATTCATCATCTTCCACGATTGCACGCATGGTTCATTCTTCAAAAACAAAAAAACAAATGATATTGTAGGTACCATTACTGGTGTCCTTACACTGTTTGCATATGAAAAATGGAAACGCGAACACTCAATTCATCACGCAACAAGCTCAAATCTCGACAAACGCGGCACGGGTGATATCTGGGTCATGACGGTTGAAGAGTATGTTGAAGCTTCAAAATGGCAGCGTTTTGCTTACCGTTTATACCGTAACCCGATTGTTATGTTCGGTTTCGGACCGCTTTTCCTTGTACTTATCTCAAGCCGTTTCAACCGTAAAGATGCACGTAAAAAAGAACGCAACAATACGTATTTGACAAACGCAGTACTGGTTGTTTTGTACACCGGCATGATTATGCTTGTCGGTTG of the Sporosarcina sp. FSL K6-1508 genome contains:
- a CDS encoding peptide-binding protein; this encodes MLKKRILLAVVFILMLIVSACSDGEVKDKSDQKDGNQTEKDAASGGKLMLGTTAAPTLFNPYYSTDTSSSTLEGFMFSGLVTVDEDFNPEGDLAESWDFSDDGLTWTFHLRESVKWHDGEDFNADDVVFSYGIPLNEGYVGPRGLPFEIIDEINKVDDYTVEFVLSEPYAPFITITAQFEVLPEHILGDVPIADLGKDKFNTKEPIGTGPFKFKEWKEGEYIELVANDDYFLGKPKLDGIIYKIVPDMNTLMAQLEVGDINMMGISPQYIETAKRLEEKGKIVVSSGPANAFEFIGYNLRNELFQDKMVRQALTHAIDKASIVEALLDGAGTVADGPGSPANWAFNPDVPKFEYDPEVAKEMLKEAGWEPNSTGVLEKDGKNFEFVLKTTSANEVRQQIAEVVQQQLNEIGIKVSIEVLEWSAYVEQTSPPLWNFDAIVAGWSIGSDPDPTWFWHTSEIENGLNYSGYSNKKVDELLSENTKVSDLDERKRIIAEADAIVAEDQPNTFLYYVEGSLANAPSLHGPSYNASNTYYNIHEWYIE
- a CDS encoding ABC transporter permease, yielding MTTYIVRRTLMAIPLLFIITIISFAMMQMAPGDPTALMMDPMIKQENLAAYKEAYGLNDNVIVQYVRWLGNMAQGNFGESLIRQGVPVSELIVARLPNTLILMVVSSVIAFLISIPLGVISATKRNSLTDYSITFVSFLGIATPNFWIGLVLIMFMSVHMGWFPTGGVSTLGEPFSLWDRIHHLILPAFVLATADMAGLTRYSRSSMLEVLRQDYIRTAKANGFRNMTVIFKHGLRNGLIPIITILGLMLPSFIGGSVIIESIFAWPGIGLLFVEAAFQRDYPVIMAVVVIAASLVVIGNLIADILYAIFDPRIEY
- the opp4C gene encoding oligopeptide ABC transporter permease, with the protein product MNPTANEPLLIDGTQDYIHESIWKVMLRKFMKNKLAVIGAFLLFIIIGCAIFAPWIAPQDPSKQVLLDKLSPPGEKYILGADTLGRDTLSRLLYGARVSLLVGFVSVAGSIFIGTVIGAVAGYYGGKLDAVLMRIVDAVISFPSLFLLITLVTIFEPSLMTLISVFAIFGWTGTARLVRGEFLSLRSAEFVLAARTLGIRNVKIIFSHILPNAMGPIIVSATLGIGGVILGEAALSYLGLGIQPPIPSWGNMLQSAQNPQIMLGAWWYPLFPGFMILITVLAFNFIGDGLRDAFDPKISE
- a CDS encoding prolyl oligopeptidase family serine peptidase; this translates as MKSEKEKQIVTDNYHGTIVKDPFRWLEDDKSTETKIWDEQQTANTQSYFKTIPERKELKEKLTKHWNYEKYFVPQKEGNYYYFQKNDGLQNQPVFYRAKTLSDASPEVMIDPNALNPDGTTAITHISFNKEGNLMAYALSENGSDWQEIKIRNMDNGMEYPEIISRCKFSSLAWIENGTGFYYSRYPEFGAVDSVDESNYNRLYFHDVGTPETEDKLIHESTDDKELAFAAIISDDYNYLLLESWKGTENKNRLYYRPIASEGEFIPLAAAGDAYYSFIGNKGTTFYIYTNKDSANGKIVAIDINQPEEKDWQEIIPEQEGVMSFTKLMDDQLAITYLKHAKDFIKLYNLSGVLIRKLDLPDMITVTNITTNKEQKEMFISYTSYLSPTTVARYNFTTNCLETVFSSQGALDSSAFETKQYFYPSNDGTNIPMFIIHKKDLKLTGDNPVLLYGYGGFNISITPSYSASNAMFIEDGGIYAVANIRGGGEYGEDWHQAGTFDRKQQVFNDFIAAAEWLISNDYTSPSKLAIMGGSNGGLLVSACMNQRPDLFSVVICQVPVTDMLRYQHFTVGRFWTSEFGNAEKNAEHFKTIYAYSPLHNISPNQTYPATLITTGDTDDRVVPLHSKKYAATLQEAQIGEAPILLRIEKDAGHGLGKPTVKIIEEHTDIYTFLYKGLDMFS
- a CDS encoding fatty acid desaturase, with protein sequence MSKEKTKQLHKDVAPFAKSDKKKSIIQLVNTVPPFLILWFLAYQSLSVSIWLTLGISVIAAGFVIRTFIIFHDCTHGSFFKNKKTNDIVGTITGVLTLFAYEKWKREHSIHHATSSNLDKRGTGDIWVMTVEEYVEASKWQRFAYRLYRNPIVMFGFGPLFLVLISSRFNRKDARKKERNNTYLTNAVLVVLYTGMIMLVGWQAFLIVQGTIMFVAGALGIWLFYIQHTFEDSYFEEESEWDYVKAAIDGSSYYKLPRVLQWATGNIGFHHVHHLSPRVPNYNLEMAHESTPPLHVATTITIKESLSSIRYRLYDPEKKRFIAFKDVKHMIKSARPSIDLKPKRTSFDAE